A window of Pseudophryne corroboree isolate aPseCor3 chromosome 12, aPseCor3.hap2, whole genome shotgun sequence contains these coding sequences:
- the LOC134979937 gene encoding olfactory receptor 5G29-like — protein sequence MTADNKTAVAEFFLLGFTNLSVFKFALFALFLIVYVVSLGGNLLIITLVLLSKLFHYPMYFFLIHLSFCDILFTTNVLPNMMHVIIRDGSSLSIASCVTQYHIFGFSASTESFLLMIMSYDRYVAICNPLRYNAIMSSSLQVLLVMSSWLLSLTVTLVSLILVCQLQFCGPNVIDHFFCDIAPLLEISCSDISKVKLEIYVCSVPIVLFPFLFIMGSYISIFLSIIRISSTSGRQKAFSTCSSHLIVVCLYFGTLFAVYVVPMDKSNLNINKILSLLYTVVPPLFNPIVYSLRNKEIRTTIGSHSKRIQFEHK from the coding sequence ATGACTGCGGACAACAAAACAGCAGTGGCCGAATTTTTTcttctggggtttacaaacctttcTGTTTTTAAATTTGCATTGTTTGCTCTGTTTTTGATAGTTTATGTTGTTTCACTGGGTGGTAACCTGCTGATTATTACTTTGGTTTTATTAAGCAAATTGTTCCATTATCCAATGTACTTCTTCCTCATTCATTTGTCTTTTTGTGACATTTTATTTACTACAAATGTTCTACCAAACATGATGCATGTTATAATAAGAGATGGCAGTAGTTTATCCATCGCCAGCTGTGTTACCCAATATCATATTTTTGGTTTCTCTGCAAGCACAGAATCATTCCTCCTAATGATTATGTCTTATGACCGCTATGTAGCCATCTGCAATCCATTACGATACAATGCAATTATGAGTTCGAGTCTACAAGTCCTTCTTGTTATGTCATCTTGGTTGCTAAGTTTAACTGTGACTTTGGTTTCACTCATCCTTGTATGTCAGCTCCAGTTCTGTGGGCCAAATGTGATTGACCATTTCTTCTGTGATATTGCTCCACTTCTGGAAATTTCCTGCTCAGACATTTCCAAAGTAAAATTGGAAATATATGTGTGTTCTGTGCCTATTGTACTTTTCCCATTTCTGTTTATTATGGGAAGTTATATTTCTATATTTTTAAGTATTATACGGATATCCTCCACCTCTGGAAGACAGAAAGCCTTCTCTACCTGCAGTTCTCATCTGATAGTTGTATGCCTGTACTTTGGGACACTCTTTGCTGTATATGTTGTACCAATGGACAAATCCAATTTGAACATAAATAAGATCTTGTCTTTGCTATATACTGTCGTCCCACCATTGTTCAATCCTATTGTGTACAGTCTTAGAAATAAGGAGATTAGGACAACAATAGGGTCTCATAGCAAACGCATCCAATTTGAACATAAATAA